GTTTGGTCGGAAAGCGCCGGTCTGGCTCGACGAGTATTATGACCATATCATCAGGAATGAGGCTGATTTAGTGGAGAAGTTAGGGTACACATTGACGAATCCGCAACGAAGATGGCCAGCCTTGGAATCTTATAAATGGGTTTGGAGTTTATTTGGCTCCGCGTAGGTCGGACCGCTGAGTCCGACCTACTGAACTTGTCGGGCTCGGCGGCCCAACCTACTGAACTTGTCGGGCTCAGCGGCCCGACCTACTGAACTTGTCGGGCTCAGCGGCCCGACCTACGCGAAAGGGAAGTCGGGCTCAGCGGCCCGACCTACGCGAACCGAACGTGATTAGTGCGACACGCAAACAACACACTTTCCACATACAATGACCAAAAAAATCACCACCGTCTCCGTTGACGTCGGGGTCGCGGAGCAGATCTACTGGGTCGAAGTGATCCGGGGTCTCTGGATCACCAACCGCCACTTCTGGGCGAATATGGCTTTCCACACGCTCAAGATGTTCGGCGTCAAGCCGCAGGGCGAGGGAGCCTCTGCGACCTACCAGTATCCCGAAGAGAAACGCCCCGTCCACCCCCGCTGGCGAGGCAGACACCGGCTGACCGTCAAGCAGAACGGCGCGATGCGCTGCACCGCCTGTATGCTCTGCGAAACCGTCTGCCCCTGCGACTGCATCCATATCACCCCCGGCGAATCGCCCGACCCCAAGGTCGAGAAATTCCCCGAGCGGTTCGACATCGACATCCTCCGCTGCTGCTTCTGCGGGCTCTGCGCCGAAGCCTGTCCGGTGGACGCGATCCGTATGGATGTGCAGGACTTCAACCTCGCCGCGTATTCGCGCGACGTCATCTACACCAAGGAATTCCTGATGGGCGTCGATAAGAAACGCCCGTGGGAAACTATCGTTCTGGTGGACGACGAGGAGCGCGCCAATGCCGCGTAGGCGAGGATTTCGCCGCGAAGGAGACGAAGGATACAAAGATTTGAATACATTGAACCTTTGTATCCTCCCTGCACTTTGC
The nucleotide sequence above comes from Calditrichota bacterium. Encoded proteins:
- a CDS encoding NADH-quinone oxidoreductase subunit I, whose translation is MAFHTLKMFGVKPQGEGASATYQYPEEKRPVHPRWRGRHRLTVKQNGAMRCTACMLCETVCPCDCIHITPGESPDPKVEKFPERFDIDILRCCFCGLCAEACPVDAIRMDVQDFNLAAYSRDVIYTKEFLMGVDKKRPWETIVLVDDEERANAA